In Jatrophihabitans sp., a single window of DNA contains:
- a CDS encoding MauE/DoxX family redox-associated membrane protein, whose translation MRFPALSTRRDQSSVAGLVVRVLLAALWAWAALAKIGDPRRFVQVVRAYDATPEWLSRGIGYGLPTLELVLAALLLIGLLTRYAAILSATLLTLFLIVTLQAAARGLDVECNCFGGGGGPSASTSYTLDILRALGMLALSAYLIRWPLTRWSLDKAIIDSERVPDLSPKQRRSEKNIRRHRSAVAAAEAELRYKQRYTAAGTLALLLLITIIGAGVQGSRAEVSSEANTANATSATGVRVGNQQAPVLVDLYEDFGCPDCADVQQSGLAKDLAAKVKATTVKVNYHMVSFLDSESNGDYSSRAANAGYCAADQSPEAFGKFHDILFGKNASGQGNQPAPGKGKPDSQLVAWGKEAGITSATFSTCVTSNQHKELVAGVTDAASKRGVNTFPTVFVDGKRLNDNGDTSVTVAEVDSAIASALAKAKSTAAPSPTATPSGSSRAPSSGSSSSPVPSRSATVTPSRSAPVPTGSASPTSSN comes from the coding sequence GGTGGTCCGGGTGCTGCTCGCGGCGCTCTGGGCGTGGGCCGCGCTGGCAAAGATCGGTGACCCGCGCCGCTTCGTCCAGGTGGTGCGGGCCTACGACGCCACCCCGGAGTGGCTGAGCCGGGGGATCGGCTACGGCCTGCCGACGCTGGAGCTGGTGCTGGCGGCCCTGTTGCTGATCGGACTGCTCACCCGCTACGCCGCGATCCTCAGCGCGACGCTGCTGACGCTGTTCCTGATCGTCACCCTCCAGGCGGCCGCTCGGGGCCTGGACGTCGAGTGCAACTGCTTCGGCGGCGGCGGCGGGCCCTCGGCCTCGACGTCCTACACCCTGGACATCCTGCGCGCCCTGGGGATGCTGGCGCTGTCGGCGTACCTGATCCGGTGGCCGCTGACCAGGTGGTCCCTGGACAAGGCGATCATCGACTCCGAGCGGGTGCCCGACCTCAGCCCCAAGCAGCGCAGGAGCGAGAAGAACATCCGCAGGCACCGGTCCGCGGTGGCCGCCGCCGAGGCCGAGCTGCGCTACAAGCAGCGCTACACCGCCGCCGGGACCCTGGCGCTGCTGCTGCTGATCACCATCATCGGGGCCGGCGTGCAGGGCAGCCGCGCCGAGGTCAGCTCTGAGGCCAATACGGCCAACGCCACCAGCGCGACCGGGGTGCGGGTCGGCAACCAGCAGGCGCCGGTGCTGGTCGACCTCTACGAGGACTTCGGGTGCCCGGACTGCGCCGACGTGCAGCAGAGCGGGCTGGCCAAGGACCTCGCCGCCAAGGTCAAGGCCACCACGGTCAAGGTCAACTACCACATGGTGTCGTTCCTGGACTCCGAGTCCAACGGCGACTACTCCTCGCGGGCGGCCAACGCCGGTTACTGCGCCGCCGACCAGAGCCCCGAAGCCTTCGGGAAGTTCCACGACATCCTGTTCGGCAAGAACGCCTCGGGGCAGGGCAACCAGCCGGCCCCGGGCAAGGGCAAGCCGGACTCCCAGCTGGTCGCCTGGGGCAAGGAAGCGGGCATCACCAGCGCCACCTTCTCCACCTGCGTGACCTCCAACCAGCACAAGGAGCTGGTGGCAGGCGTCACCGACGCGGCGTCCAAGCGGGGCGTCAACACCTTCCCGACGGTGTTCGTCGACGGCAAGCGGCTCAACGACAACGGCGACACATCGGTGACGGTGGCCGAGGTCGACTCCGCGATCGCCTCGGCGCTGGCCAAGGCCAAGTCCACCGCGGCGCCGTCGCCGACCGCCACGCCCAGCGGCTCGTCACGGGCGCCGTCGAGCGGTTCTTCGAGCAGTCCGGTTCCGAGCCGCAGCGCGACGGTGACGCCCAGCAGGTCGGCGCCGGTTCCCACCGGGTCGGCCAGCCCGACGTCGAGCAACTAG
- a CDS encoding HU family DNA-binding protein produces the protein MQPSRPYLGRAAPASRRQRKQHRAARTLIRETFVNRKELVTAVAEHADLEQKTVDAVLRSLQSTLEGAVAKGDKVSVPGFFAVSVGKRAAREGRNPATGETIQIAAANTVKFTAGSALKDAANK, from the coding sequence TTGCAGCCCTCTCGGCCATACTTGGGGCGAGCCGCACCGGCCTCGCGCCGCCAACGCAAGCAACACCGCGCGGCGAGGACACTCATAAGGGAGACATTCGTGAACCGCAAGGAACTGGTGACCGCGGTCGCCGAGCACGCCGATCTCGAGCAGAAGACCGTCGACGCAGTGCTGCGCAGCCTGCAGTCCACCCTGGAAGGCGCCGTCGCCAAGGGCGACAAGGTCAGCGTCCCCGGCTTCTTCGCCGTCTCGGTCGGCAAGCGCGCCGCCCGCGAAGGACGCAACCCGGCCACCGGCGAGACCATCCAGATCGCCGCCGCCAACACGGTCAAGTTCACCGCCGGCAGCGCTCTGAAGGACGCCGCCAACAAGTAA